The following is a genomic window from Rutidosis leptorrhynchoides isolate AG116_Rl617_1_P2 chromosome 8, CSIRO_AGI_Rlap_v1, whole genome shotgun sequence.
TTTCAAAGGTTAGCAAATCAACATTTGAGGTAGCAACAACAAGCTCCTCTCTCAATACCCTGTTCTCCTCTTCATAGTCAACCTGCGATGTTAGAAGATCAACCTTATCCTTTTTCAAAGATTCAATGGTGGCCTCAGCTATTTTCAGTGCGTCATTCGCCACTTTAAGCTGTATTTCAAGAACCTGCACCCTCTTCTGTAGTTGCCTGGACATGTGGATATCTGCGCGATGAGTATGCTTAGTGCTTAAATAGTCACAATCCCTTGCCCATGTTAAAAACGATATCTGCGTAACAAAATTTAGCTTTTGCTCCGGTATCGTTTTTTTCTAACTCTTGCCTAATGACGTCAGGAGCACATCCCTGCATATACAGATTTTTTTCAAGCGTGAAGCACTTGAACACATTTAAATTAGATGCCAAGTTGTCCACATGAATGGGCACGTATCGATTGTCATTTAAAATCGGTGTTCGAATAAAAGGAGTGGCAGTAGCTCGGCCGGCGGCAGGAGTTGAAGAAGGAGCAATCACGGCAAGTGGAACTGTGAAGATTGGCTGAATATTAGCAGCTGAGGGCACAGAGGGCGTATTGGCAATGGAGGGAGTGGTGTCAGAAACAGTAGGCTCCACGTCCTCATCAATGTTAAAAACTGGCACAAAAATTCCACAATCAGGCACAAGCAATGTAAGATATAAACTTCAGAAaaataatttaagttatatttttcCTTCAAAAGAATTTGCAGCTTTACTCTTCTTCACTGGAGGATTGAGGCGTACAGATGAGCGGCGCTTTGATGTAGCCTCATCAGCCCCTCCCTCGCTCATTATTGCATCAGCATCCTTCATGATAGCATCTTGGTCAACAGCGTCCTTCTTGATGGTATAACCTTTAAAGTCATCATCCAAAAGAATGTCACGAGCATTCATCACTGCAAAAAAAGAGCACAAAGGTTAGCATGCACTAAAGTAAATCACCAATTAATTGATATAGGCAATAAACAGAATATACCCTTTCCCTTAAGCATGATGATGGGATGGTACCAGCAAACGGCCAGTAGGATGACACTTTGGTAAGAAACAGGACTTTGTTTGGATAGATGCGAAGTTTTAATTTCCTGCCGGAGCACAGGTTGAACAGTTCCTGCTCAGCCTGGACCATACGTGGGGGTCTATTCAGAATAGTGTTTGCACTAGAGTGCCATTGCAGGATGTTGGCGAATTCAGGGGGAACAAATTTGTTATCAACAAAATAAAAAGAATCTTTCCAGAAACTCTGTAAACCTTTCTGTTGACCGGCGGTGAAGCCAACTCGATCGGAAAAGCTGTACCAGTCATGCTCGCTTACTTGGTAACGGGAAGATATTTTGAAAAACTGTCAATGAGGGCTCTTGATTGTTAGCCCAACACCACATCTCAAACAGGGATAATCAGGTAGCACTGTGGATTCAGTTGACCTAATCCAATGTTGTAAGCGGACAACACTCTCATAAAAAAGGCGGTTGGAGGAATTCAGACGTTCCCTACCTCGAGGGTTTGATCGTACATTGCAACCATGCAGGAGGGTGGTTTGTGGGCTCGCTCGTTTACCTTTGGAAGGGTGGGATTAAAGTCGGCAATGGGTGGATGCCATTCGACAACACATTTCATTGACGCTGGGTCAAGGGTTGATGATATCGAATGAACATGGAAAACGGTTGTACTGGTAATGGAAGTCGACATGATAAAAGATTTAAGCAAAGATTAACTGACATGAGTAATTGTGTGATTGCCGGAATTTGATAGGAAAATTTTTGAGAGCAAAGAAGGAAACAAAGTTGATTTTTGAATTTTTACCTTAAATGGTAAAAGAATGAGTCCTATTTATAATCGAGAATAATTAGGGCTTCAAAAAGCGTAATTTGTTAAGAGCCGTACACGTGTCATGATCTGAACAAATGACAAGTTAAATGAACAATTAACGATAAGAATTATTGGATGGTTTGGCTACGGTGTGGTGCAGGTTAGCATTGGCTTGTGGTTAGGCAAGCCTTGATTTGACAGTCTGTCATGATTGCCTACACAACAGCCGTTTCCAATACTGCATTAGCAGATGTTTGATTGACAACGTCTGTCAGTAATTAATGCCACATAATGATAAAATCTTGACCAAACGATTTGGTTACTTGAAAGTTATTATTTTAGAAATAAGATTAAGCATGTGCTATTTTGTTTTAAGTACTCCTAAGTAGTAGTTTAACATGATGCACCATGGTGATCGCACATCATATTAAActagggggacttaatgatacccgTACCTACGCGCATGGCACTCGTGCGTATCACGTGCATCGCGCACGTCCTAAATATTGCCAGAACATCTGATTGGGGGTGAGCACGCGAGTATTGCTTAGCGCACACAAAAGCAATCAGATATAATTTTATCCATAATTAAACGTGatccttttccaactataaacccgtTATTTATGGTTGTTATCCGATAGGATCTAGAACCTAATTATGAGGCATTCTAGGGATagggttttattataaatacaaccctaacctCCTTCACTCGATATAACGTATTCTGTATTACTCGAACTTGTGATTGCTTCCAGAAAACACTCTTACAGTAACAGGTATGTTCTACGAACATAAACCCTATGCAACCACCTCTAGTAGCCATTGTTGCGGAAACTGCCATCAATGGTGGGCGTAGCTTTGATCACCCTTTCGTAGATGATCATCTCGATAAGGGTTATTCAAGGTAAACTGGACCGGAGATCAAAGCTATAAACGTTCCTAAATACTCCCTCAAGCACTCAAAATCAATTTTGCTATTTGAGCAGATTTATGTTCGATAACATCCAAAAAGCATTTGAACCTGAAACTGGAAAGAGATTCAACTTTCCAGTCAATCTCAGGAAAAGGATAATTGTCCTTAGGGCATGCCTCGTTAATATCCTTAAAATCGACGTACATGCGCCACGAGCCATCTCCTTTTTTTAACCAAAAAGGATTCGCGACCCAAGTCTGATACCGCACCTCTCTAAGAATGTTCGCATGAACCAACTTATCTACCTCCATCCTTAACCATTTGTTTCTTTCTGGCGCCATTGGGCGCTTCTTTTGGCGTACTGGAGTTAAGTTTAGATTCGCGTTTAGCTTGTGCTCTGCGATGTTTCGTAGTACCCCTGTTATATCATCCTCACACCACGCGAAGATATCCATGTTAGCTACCAGTATGTCGCGCAACTGAACTTTGATTTCATCTGAGAGGTCACCCCTAACTTGAATTCGTTTATCAGGGTATTTCGAATTGACAAGGGTAGAACTGCTTTGTATCTGTTCTTCATCTGCAAGCAATGGTTTAGGCAGTGTAATCGCGGCGCATAACGCTCTTCTAGACTCCTTCTGGATAGTAGCAATACCTTGCTTTGTACTAAAATTGATCATGTCGTGAACAGTGGAGGGTATTGCGCCAAACTTTTGTAAAGTAACTCGCCCCAGGAGCGCGTTATAGCATGAATAAGAACGTACCACACAGAATTCAACAGGGACAGCTCGCGTGCAAGTTGAGTCATTATCATCAACCAGCTCTAGTTCAAGCTCAATGCACCCCAAAGGCCATGCCGATTCGCCAGAAAACCCCAACAAAACATTTGTGGGTGCCCACATCATGGACTTGATTGCCGCAGGTAGCTACCTGAAGCAGTGTTCATACATTACGTCGACATTGCTGCCAGTGTCGACATTTAACTGTCGCACATTGTACCCACAATCAGTGACGCGACCTTTAATGATTATGGGCGTATGTGAAGGATTAATTGTTTGCATTGGAGGGAAGATAATAGCTTTCGTCCTCCATTCCTCTAATTGCTCGGCTTTGCGCCTCTGACCAGAGCGCCAAGCATACACCATATTTATTGTTTTGTCAGAGTTTTTATCGCCGCCCTTCTTTTCGTTTGATGCAGCCTTCTCTGATTGATTTTCATGAGGCGCATTTCCCTAATTTTTCATGGGTTTTAGATGATTAAGCTTACCCCTTCTCAGAGATTCGATCACTTTTTCGATAAAAGATTTGCAACGATCAATCTCATGTCCATAATCATCATGGAATTCATAAAATTTTGACTTGTCTCTCCTAGCATATTCTGATATTTTTGCAAGAGCTGAGAATGTCAGACAGAATGGTTCAGTAGCTAGGATCTCCTTCGGTGTTTTAGTCAACTCGCGCATGATTGCAAAGTTTTGACTTGGGAAGTGACCCTTCCCTTGATCAGAATTTCTTGACTTCTAAAACTTGTTGTATTTCGATGATGCGGAGCCCTGGCTATAATTGTCATCCTTGCGCTTCGATCCCCCTGCTTGACTGCGATAAGAATCGTCATCTTTATTACCTCTGCTATCGTTATTTTTCACACTATTCCTAGTGTTATCTTCCCGATCACGCATATGCTCGTGCGCTTTTTTGATTGCCTCGGCTAAAGTATCAGGTACCTTCATCCGCAAGCGCTGCCATAAGGCAAGATGTCGCTCTCTACAAAACCCATGTATAAAACTGGACACTTTTTGGCTTTCGGGGAGTCCAGCCATTTTAGTGACCTCTTTGGTGTATCGATCTATGAACTGCCCAAGGGATTCTCTTGTACCTTGCCTGATATCATGGCATTCCACAGGTGTCCTTTTACGGGCACGCATGTTGTGGAAGTTTAACAGGAAGCGCACTCAAAGATCATTATAGGAGGTAACAAGCGGTGGTGGCAGATTACTAAACCACTCCCTTGCGACTCCCTGAAATAAAGTCTGAAATTCTAAGCACTTGGTTTCATCGTTCCAAGCCTGACCGTGCGTGTTCCTTTATACCTTTGTAAGAAATCATCTGGATATGTCGTGCCATCATACCATCCCATAGTCAAAGGAATGATAGGAGGAGATTCAGGCATGTAGTTAGCAATATGGGGCGCAAACTTTTCATTAGCTGGCGCAACCTCCATGAAGGGTTTTACCTTTCGCCCCATTATTCCTGCATAGAAATTATCTAACACTTCCCCACCTTTGTCTGGCACCGTAAACGCCTGCGCATATTATTTTGGCGGAGCTTGAGCCAGTATGGCGAGGAGATCTTCTTGGATCTTCTTTTTGCTTTCCTCCGTAGAATTGGTAGTATACCCTGAAGGTGCACTTGGTGAAAGCATAGATGATAACCTCGGAATGGGCGAGGACATGCACTTTCTTTGTATTTTGTCCAAGGGAGTGCGATCATTGGTCAGGCAACCAACATCGATGTTCTGCCCCGCTAAATACTCGCATGCACTCGTAGGCGTCATTACTCGCCGAATATGAACCTTTGACTTTGGCGTAGAGTATATAGGAATGGACCCCACTATAGTAAGAGGG
Proteins encoded in this region:
- the LOC139864256 gene encoding uncharacterized protein, with translation MWAPTNVLLGFSGESAWPLGCIELELELVDDNDSTCTRAVPVEFCVVRSYSCYNALLGRVTLQKFGAIPSTVHDMINFSTKQGIATIQKESRRALCAAITLPKPLLADEEQIQSSSTLVNSKYPDKRIQVRGDLSDEIKVQLRDILVANMDIFAWCEDDITGVLRNIAEHKLNANLNLTPVRQKKRPMAPERNKWLRMEVDKLVHANILREVRYQTWVANPFWLKKGDGSWRMYVDFKDINEACPKDNYPFPEIDWKVESLSSFRFKCFLDVIEHKSAQIAKLILSA